The Virgibacillus siamensis genome includes a region encoding these proteins:
- a CDS encoding ABC transporter ATP-binding protein, whose amino-acid sequence MSSIKQYLTFVKPYKWKIFWTVLVGIAKFAIPLMLPLILKYVIDDIINADNMSDAEKLNHLFWLMGGAFVIFLVLRPPIEYFRQYLAQWVGNTILYDIRDKLFDHIQKLSLRFYSQTKTGEIISRVIHDVEQTKTFVITGLMNIWLDMITILIAIIIMLTMDPILTLVAIILFPFYGFSVKFFYGRLRRLTRERSQSLAEVQGHLHERVQGIPVTRSFALEEYEQSQFDVRNENFLQKALNHTNWNAKTFAVMNTITDLAPLLVIAVAGYLVISGNLTMGTMVAFVGYMERVYSPLRRLISSSTVLTQSVASIDRVFELMNEKYDIIDKENAKKLGRVNGKIDIENVSFQYEEAEPDVLKHVSLNVKEGETIAFVGMSGGGKSTLISLIPRFYDVIEGSIKVDGIDIRDVKARSLRDNIGMVLQDNTLFSESISMNIRMGKPDATDEEVVEAAKAANAHDFIMDLQHGYDTLVGERGVKLSGGQKQRIAIARVFLKNPPILIFDEATSALDLESEHTIQEAVEKLASDRTTFIVAHRLATITHADRIVVIENGEIQEIGSHSELMARKGSYYDLYQVQNLDNPDYIEM is encoded by the coding sequence ATGAGCAGTATTAAACAGTATTTAACATTTGTAAAACCGTATAAATGGAAGATTTTCTGGACGGTTCTTGTCGGAATTGCCAAATTTGCAATCCCTTTGATGCTGCCGCTCATTTTGAAATATGTCATAGATGATATTATCAATGCGGATAATATGTCGGACGCTGAAAAATTAAATCATCTGTTCTGGCTAATGGGTGGAGCATTTGTTATTTTTCTTGTGCTGCGTCCGCCGATTGAATATTTTCGACAGTATCTCGCACAGTGGGTTGGGAACACAATCCTGTATGACATAAGGGATAAACTGTTTGATCACATTCAAAAATTAAGTCTTCGGTTCTATTCTCAGACAAAAACCGGCGAAATTATTTCCCGGGTAATACATGATGTCGAACAAACGAAAACTTTTGTCATTACGGGGTTAATGAACATATGGCTTGATATGATTACAATTCTAATCGCAATTATCATTATGCTGACGATGGATCCGATTCTGACGCTGGTGGCTATTATTTTATTCCCGTTTTATGGTTTCTCGGTAAAGTTTTTTTACGGAAGACTGCGTCGCCTGACACGTGAGCGTTCCCAGTCACTTGCTGAAGTGCAGGGGCACTTGCATGAACGGGTACAGGGAATTCCGGTAACGCGCAGCTTTGCTCTGGAAGAATATGAACAGTCCCAGTTTGACGTGCGGAATGAAAACTTCCTGCAAAAGGCCTTAAATCATACGAATTGGAATGCCAAAACATTTGCTGTCATGAATACCATTACAGACCTGGCGCCTTTGTTGGTTATTGCGGTGGCCGGATATTTGGTCATTAGCGGCAACTTGACTATGGGGACTATGGTTGCATTTGTCGGTTATATGGAGCGGGTGTACAGTCCGCTGAGACGTCTTATCAGCTCTTCAACGGTTTTGACACAGTCTGTTGCATCGATTGACAGGGTATTCGAACTGATGAATGAGAAGTATGACATTATCGATAAAGAGAATGCCAAAAAGCTTGGGCGTGTGAACGGAAAGATTGATATTGAAAATGTCTCCTTCCAATATGAAGAAGCTGAACCAGATGTGCTGAAACATGTCAGTTTGAATGTGAAAGAAGGCGAAACTATCGCTTTTGTCGGTATGAGCGGCGGTGGTAAATCTACATTAATCAGTCTGATTCCAAGATTTTACGATGTAATAGAAGGTTCCATTAAAGTTGACGGCATTGATATTCGTGATGTCAAAGCACGTTCATTGCGTGATAACATTGGAATGGTGTTGCAGGATAATACATTGTTCAGTGAATCCATCTCTATGAACATCCGAATGGGTAAACCGGATGCGACGGACGAAGAGGTGGTTGAAGCAGCTAAAGCTGCCAATGCACATGATTTCATTATGGATCTGCAACATGGTTATGACACTTTGGTCGGTGAGCGCGGGGTTAAGCTTTCCGGCGGTCAAAAACAGCGCATTGCCATTGCAAGGGTCTTTTTGAAAAACCCGCCAATCCTGATTTTTGATGAAGCAACCTCAGCCCTTGACCTGGAAAGTGAACACACGATTCAGGAAGCTGTTGAAAAACTGGCATCTGATCGGACGACGTTTATTGTGGCACACCGGCTGGCAACAATCACGCATGCTGACCGTATCGTTGTGATTGAAAACGGCGAAATTCAGGAAATCGGTTCACATTCGGAACTGATGGCCCGAAAAGGAAGTTATTATGATTTGTACCAGGTGCAGAACTTGGACAATCCGGATTATATCGAAATGTAA
- a CDS encoding glutamate-1-semialdehyde 2,1-aminomutase: MDFSESKALHTEALEHIVGGVNSPSRAYKAVGGGSPVYMEHAKGAYFWDVDGNKYIDYLGAYGPIITGHAHPHIAEAISNAATNGVLYGTPTRLENDFAKILKSAIPSLEKVRFVNSGTEAVMTTVRVARAYTGRNKLIKFSGCYHGHFDSVLVEAGSGPATLGTPDSAGIPESVAADVITVPFNDLDAFKTAVERWGDQIAAVLVEPIVGNFGIVEPGDGFLQAVNDITHNADALVIYDEVITAFRFTYGSAQQVYGIEPDMTAMGKIIGGGLPIGAYGGRKDIMEQVAPLGPAYQAGTMAGNPASMAAGIACLEVLQAEGVYEKLDALGKQLEEGILKQASVHEIPITLNRLCGALTVYFGDGKISSYEQAEASDGEAFAEFFRLMLEQGINLAPSKYEAWFLTTEHTKADIEQTIEAAGNAFRAMSQK, translated from the coding sequence ATGGATTTTTCAGAATCAAAGGCATTACATACAGAAGCATTGGAACATATTGTGGGCGGGGTAAACTCACCATCACGGGCATATAAAGCAGTCGGCGGTGGTTCTCCGGTTTATATGGAACATGCCAAGGGAGCATACTTCTGGGATGTGGACGGAAATAAATATATTGACTACCTCGGTGCATATGGACCAATCATAACCGGCCATGCCCACCCGCACATTGCCGAGGCTATTTCCAATGCCGCAACGAACGGGGTATTGTATGGTACTCCGACCCGGCTGGAAAACGATTTTGCCAAAATCCTTAAATCGGCAATCCCGTCCTTGGAGAAGGTAAGGTTTGTTAATTCGGGAACAGAGGCCGTTATGACAACAGTCCGCGTTGCCCGGGCCTATACTGGCCGCAACAAACTAATCAAATTTTCCGGCTGCTACCACGGTCATTTTGATTCGGTGCTGGTTGAGGCCGGTTCCGGACCAGCAACACTTGGGACACCGGATTCTGCAGGCATTCCAGAATCGGTTGCCGCTGATGTCATCACAGTTCCATTTAATGACCTTGATGCATTTAAAACCGCTGTCGAACGCTGGGGTGACCAGATTGCAGCCGTTTTGGTTGAACCGATTGTCGGTAACTTCGGAATAGTTGAACCTGGAGACGGATTTTTGCAGGCTGTAAATGACATTACCCATAATGCCGACGCACTTGTCATTTACGATGAAGTCATTACCGCATTCCGTTTTACGTACGGAAGCGCCCAGCAAGTATACGGCATTGAACCGGATATGACCGCAATGGGCAAGATTATTGGCGGCGGATTGCCAATCGGTGCATACGGCGGACGCAAAGATATTATGGAACAGGTTGCCCCACTGGGACCGGCTTATCAAGCGGGAACAATGGCCGGCAACCCAGCTTCCATGGCAGCGGGAATTGCCTGTCTGGAGGTTTTACAAGCAGAAGGTGTTTATGAAAAACTGGACGCACTTGGCAAACAACTGGAAGAGGGCATTCTGAAACAGGCATCGGTGCATGAAATTCCAATCACGCTCAACCGATTGTGTGGCGCGCTGACCGTTTACTTTGGTGACGGCAAAATTTCCAGCTATGAACAGGCTGAAGCAAGTGATGGGGAAGCATTTGCGGAATTTTTCCGCCTTATGCTGGAGCAAGGCATTAATCTTGCGCCATCCAAATATGAAGCATGGTTCCTTACAACAGAACACACGAAAGCGGACATCGAGCAAACCATCGAAGCAGCCGGCAACGCGTTCCGTGCTATGTCACAGAAGTAA
- a CDS encoding potassium channel family protein, which yields MGILSWVFIFGICGIIVRSIVQFIRGGKHRIYLKMRESRFSAEIFYTLLIVYFTVIIGFGLIYFILSINRILLVENGELRDVSIIGSLIHSLYFSGVTLLTIGYGDITPIGIGRLIALIQALVGYILPTAFVLRLVQSNQRDRDR from the coding sequence ATGGGGATATTATCATGGGTTTTCATTTTTGGCATATGCGGAATCATTGTAAGAAGTATCGTGCAATTTATTCGCGGGGGAAAACATCGTATATATCTAAAGATGCGGGAGAGCAGGTTTTCTGCGGAAATTTTTTATACATTGCTGATTGTGTATTTTACCGTTATTATCGGGTTTGGATTGATTTATTTTATCTTGTCCATTAACCGGATTTTGCTTGTGGAAAATGGGGAACTTCGGGATGTCAGTATCATTGGTTCTTTGATTCATTCCCTTTATTTCAGCGGAGTTACCCTGCTGACAATTGGTTATGGGGATATTACACCTATTGGCATTGGCAGGCTGATTGCGCTTATCCAGGCACTGGTCGGCTATATCCTTCCAACCGCATTCGTTCTCAGACTAGTGCAATCCAATCAGCGTGATAGAGACAGATAA
- the bcp gene encoding thioredoxin-dependent thiol peroxidase yields the protein MSIEVGKQAPDFTLQNQDGDEVSLSDFKGKSVVLYFYPKDMTPGCTTEACEFRDAQESFSELDAIIIGVSPDPIEKHQKFIEKHDLPFLLLADENHDAAEKYGVWKLKKNFGKEYYGIERSTFIIDPDGNIQKEFRKVKVDGHVEEALQFVKNNLS from the coding sequence ATGAGTATTGAAGTTGGCAAACAAGCACCTGACTTTACACTGCAGAATCAGGACGGCGACGAAGTAAGTCTGTCCGATTTTAAAGGAAAGTCCGTTGTTCTGTATTTTTATCCGAAAGATATGACACCGGGGTGTACGACAGAAGCTTGTGAATTCCGTGACGCACAGGAAAGCTTTAGTGAGCTGGATGCAATCATTATAGGAGTCAGTCCGGATCCGATTGAGAAGCACCAGAAGTTCATTGAGAAACATGATCTTCCTTTTCTGCTGCTGGCCGATGAGAATCATGATGCAGCCGAAAAATACGGAGTCTGGAAATTAAAGAAAAACTTCGGTAAAGAGTACTACGGTATTGAACGTTCCACATTTATCATTGATCCGGACGGCAATATTCAAAAGGAATTCCGAAAAGTGAAAGTGGACGGGCATGTGGAGGAAGCGTTGCAATTTGTAAAAAATAATTTGTCCTAG
- a CDS encoding pyridoxal phosphate-dependent decarboxylase family protein, with protein sequence MFLDGTYTNHSALNFEQWFLCPGEQSGEMFRKLIDSSVSIIANEMTGVDKPFSGTSREEIKNMAKEVTHMTAKGQPMESVMTDIHEVVKHSLWISHPSAMAHLHCPPMIPSIAAEVIINALNQSLDSWDQSPAATYVEEEVIRHFISKIGYHSNADGVFTSGGTQSNYMGMLLARNHACESHFSVNVPRYGIPTEASKLRILCSEHAHFTVQQSAAQLGLGCDSVIKIKTNDQHQLCPVDAREKLHQLEQQGLIPFAIVATAGTTDFGSVDNLKEIADLADTYSLWMHVDAAYGGAVLFSHHYRHLLDYMWEADSITIDFHKLYFQSISCGAFFVKNKQSFQHIKYHADYLNPEEDQERGLVNLVEKSTQTTKRFDALKILMAFKLLGTERFGQMVDYTINLAQGTRQLLLQQNFEVHNEPMLNALLFRYVPENGEDSFFADQINLELQRYFYQVGGLIMAKTKQGGKVYLKLTMLNPLNTFELMEKHIERIKQIGREIEIEKGEEIYEYSAHY encoded by the coding sequence TTGTTTTTGGACGGTACATATACGAATCATTCAGCATTAAATTTTGAGCAATGGTTTCTTTGTCCGGGCGAACAAAGTGGTGAAATGTTCCGGAAATTAATCGACAGCTCGGTCAGCATTATTGCAAATGAAATGACCGGGGTCGATAAACCTTTTTCCGGTACCTCGCGGGAAGAAATAAAGAATATGGCGAAAGAAGTAACCCACATGACTGCAAAAGGGCAACCTATGGAGAGTGTGATGACAGATATTCATGAAGTTGTGAAACATTCATTATGGATTTCACATCCTTCAGCGATGGCACATCTTCATTGTCCGCCAATGATTCCATCAATTGCTGCAGAAGTAATCATTAATGCACTGAATCAGTCTTTGGATTCGTGGGATCAGAGTCCAGCGGCTACGTATGTTGAGGAAGAAGTTATTAGACACTTTATCAGTAAAATTGGCTATCATTCGAATGCAGATGGTGTGTTTACCAGCGGGGGAACACAGTCCAACTACATGGGAATGCTGCTTGCCCGCAATCATGCATGTGAATCCCATTTTTCTGTCAATGTACCAAGGTATGGCATTCCGACTGAAGCAAGTAAACTGCGGATTCTATGTTCAGAGCATGCGCATTTTACTGTACAGCAATCAGCCGCACAACTTGGACTGGGGTGTGATTCCGTCATAAAAATTAAAACAAACGACCAGCATCAGCTTTGTCCGGTGGATGCAAGAGAAAAACTCCACCAGTTAGAACAACAAGGTCTAATACCTTTTGCGATAGTTGCTACCGCCGGAACTACTGATTTTGGCAGTGTAGACAACCTGAAAGAAATCGCAGATCTGGCTGATACGTATAGTCTGTGGATGCATGTAGATGCAGCATATGGGGGAGCCGTATTGTTTTCTCATCACTATCGGCATCTTCTTGATTATATGTGGGAAGCTGATTCGATAACAATTGACTTCCACAAGCTCTATTTCCAATCCATAAGTTGCGGGGCGTTCTTTGTTAAAAACAAACAATCGTTTCAACATATTAAATACCATGCCGATTATTTAAATCCTGAAGAAGATCAGGAAAGAGGACTTGTCAATCTTGTTGAAAAAAGCACTCAAACTACAAAACGCTTTGATGCCTTAAAGATTCTAATGGCTTTTAAATTACTTGGTACTGAAAGGTTCGGTCAAATGGTTGATTATACAATTAATTTGGCTCAAGGAACACGGCAATTACTATTGCAACAAAACTTTGAGGTTCATAATGAACCAATGCTGAATGCGTTGTTATTCCGCTATGTCCCGGAAAATGGTGAAGATTCATTTTTTGCAGATCAAATCAATCTTGAACTGCAACGCTATTTCTATCAGGTGGGGGGACTTATCATGGCAAAAACAAAGCAAGGTGGGAAAGTGTACTTAAAACTGACGATGTTAAACCCTTTAAATACGTTTGAACTGATGGAGAAACATATTGAGAGAATCAAACAAATTGGAAGGGAAATTGAAATAGAGAAAGGAGAGGAAATCTATGAATATTCCGCACACTACTAA
- a CDS encoding IucA/IucC family protein, which translates to MNIPHTTNHLTMQNLINCYIKETGKGVWKDARQEALPIDKKHEYVLVIPLMSLSVTLYVPVRYKSMTGRHLFSSNMYYQVQKSEVKQLDFVTLILYLQKDLAEMSAKPIQSEELMLRTILSYQTMKGIFSQRSDNLDECYQSEKTFLQSEQSLLIGHQTHPTPKSRQGIDEHEEYIFTPERKGSFQIHYFRVKKELIEEDSILPQSATSLIKEELKRDTFITENFKKMYCREDNYSLVPVHPLQARKLLGREEILKQIQSGGISYLGPRGRKFYPTSSIRTVYHQNAQYMYKFSIPVKITNSLRVNKRKELDRGVEVSRLLQHLITRNLDELHPSFKIIEDPAYITVKLGKEDESGFETVIRENPFQADNAQRITLIAGLCQDNIGKNRSHLSNIIHQAAERRHLSVGQASEEWFRRYLNVSLRPLYWIYTAYGIALEAHQQNSLIKLGEDGFPETFYYRDNQGYYFMKSKAQNLEQALPNLNEKSDTICADSIAEERFRYYFFFNHLFGLINAFGVNHLIEEHRLLRMLKEELNALLEEYGDSTNLIVSLLNDEMLPCKANLLTRVHDMDELVGSLETQSIYTSVENPLFKMAGELYEV; encoded by the coding sequence ATGAATATTCCGCACACTACTAATCATTTAACAATGCAGAATCTAATAAATTGCTATATTAAAGAAACAGGTAAGGGTGTATGGAAGGATGCCAGGCAAGAAGCACTTCCAATTGATAAGAAGCATGAATATGTTCTTGTTATCCCTTTAATGAGCCTGTCCGTCACGTTATATGTGCCGGTCCGATATAAATCTATGACAGGTCGTCATTTGTTTTCTTCTAATATGTACTATCAGGTACAAAAATCTGAAGTAAAGCAGCTTGATTTTGTAACCTTAATTTTATACCTGCAAAAAGATTTAGCGGAGATGTCTGCCAAACCAATTCAGTCAGAGGAATTGATGCTTAGAACGATTTTAAGCTATCAAACGATGAAAGGAATCTTCTCACAGCGCAGTGATAATCTGGATGAATGTTACCAGTCAGAAAAAACGTTTCTACAGTCTGAACAGTCGCTTTTAATCGGTCACCAGACTCATCCAACCCCAAAAAGCAGGCAGGGAATTGATGAACATGAGGAATATATCTTCACTCCCGAAAGAAAAGGTTCTTTTCAGATTCATTATTTTCGAGTGAAAAAAGAATTAATTGAAGAAGACTCGATTCTGCCTCAATCAGCGACAAGTCTTATAAAAGAAGAATTAAAAAGGGATACATTCATCACGGAAAATTTTAAGAAGATGTATTGCAGGGAAGATAATTATTCATTGGTTCCAGTCCACCCTTTACAGGCAAGAAAATTGTTGGGCAGGGAGGAAATTCTTAAACAGATTCAATCTGGGGGGATTTCCTATTTAGGACCAAGAGGGCGGAAGTTTTATCCAACTTCTTCGATTCGGACGGTATATCACCAAAATGCACAGTACATGTATAAATTTTCGATCCCGGTAAAAATAACAAACTCATTACGGGTCAATAAACGTAAAGAGCTTGATCGCGGTGTTGAGGTGAGCCGGCTGCTGCAACACCTAATTACAAGAAACCTGGATGAATTACACCCTTCATTCAAAATTATTGAAGACCCGGCCTATATTACGGTGAAACTTGGGAAGGAAGATGAGTCAGGTTTTGAGACGGTCATACGTGAAAATCCTTTTCAGGCAGATAATGCGCAAAGGATAACGTTAATTGCCGGACTTTGTCAGGATAACATTGGAAAGAATCGGTCGCATCTTTCCAATATCATCCACCAAGCTGCAGAACGAAGGCATTTATCGGTTGGGCAAGCAAGTGAAGAATGGTTTCGTCGTTATTTAAACGTAAGCCTGCGTCCGCTTTACTGGATTTACACTGCTTATGGGATCGCTCTCGAGGCGCATCAGCAGAACTCACTTATTAAACTGGGTGAAGATGGTTTTCCTGAAACATTTTACTACCGGGATAATCAGGGGTATTACTTTATGAAGTCAAAAGCACAAAATCTGGAACAGGCGCTGCCAAATTTAAATGAAAAAAGTGACACGATTTGTGCTGATTCCATTGCAGAAGAGCGTTTCCGTTACTATTTCTTTTTTAATCATTTATTTGGGTTAATTAATGCCTTTGGCGTTAATCATTTGATTGAAGAACACCGCCTTTTAAGAATGTTAAAAGAGGAATTAAATGCATTATTGGAAGAATACGGTGACTCTACGAATTTAATAGTTTCACTATTAAATGATGAAATGCTGCCATGCAAGGCAAATCTTTTAACAAGAGTACATGATATGGATGAACTGGTTGGGTCCCTTGAGACACAATCCATCTACACATCTGTTGAAAATCCACTGTTCAAAATGGCGGGTGAACTGTATGAAGTTTAG
- a CDS encoding GNAT family N-acetyltransferase: MKFRQTMVQTYPFEHYDPIRNFTITFREVTMKDVSLLHSWMHEKHVIPYWQLNLPLREYQKHVEKFLADNHHVLLIGETGGTPISYWESYWVKGDVIGNYYAFNRFDQGIHLLIGPPSYLGKGYIYPLLLTILFHKFKVSETTKVVAEPDVRNEKMIHVFRKCGFIPVKKVNLPDKTGLLMFCERSAFERRWTDWQQNKF; the protein is encoded by the coding sequence ATGAAGTTTAGGCAAACAATGGTACAAACTTACCCTTTTGAACATTACGATCCAATTCGCAATTTCACTATTACGTTTCGTGAAGTCACGATGAAAGATGTCAGTTTGCTACATTCCTGGATGCATGAAAAGCATGTGATCCCATATTGGCAGTTGAATCTGCCATTAAGAGAGTATCAAAAACATGTCGAGAAGTTTTTGGCGGATAATCACCATGTATTGTTGATTGGGGAGACAGGTGGCACTCCAATAAGTTATTGGGAGTCCTACTGGGTAAAAGGGGATGTAATTGGAAATTATTATGCGTTTAATCGATTTGACCAGGGGATTCATTTATTAATTGGACCTCCAAGCTATTTAGGGAAAGGGTACATCTATCCGTTGTTGCTCACAATTTTGTTTCATAAATTCAAGGTTTCGGAGACGACAAAAGTAGTTGCGGAACCGGATGTAAGAAATGAAAAAATGATTCACGTGTTTAGAAAATGCGGCTTCATCCCGGTTAAAAAGGTAAACCTTCCTGATAAAACAGGGCTATTGATGTTTTGTGAAAGAAGTGCGTTTGAAAGGAGATGGACGGATTGGCAGCAAAACAAATTTTAG
- a CDS encoding lysine N(6)-hydroxylase/L-ornithine N(5)-oxygenase family protein produces MDGLAAKQILDVIGIGIGPFNLGLAALMEKTECTAMFFDKKSRFEWHPGMLLEGTSLQVPFMADTVTMVDPTSRFSFLNYLHEQNRLYQFYFLEKFHIPRNEYNHYCQWVAGQIPQLRFASEVENIERTEEGYYRVTVNSSAERSIYETRHIVLGIGTKPHIPEKLCQENSDRIFHSSEYMMKRDKATEADSVTVIGSGQSAAEIFYDLLTRQPEHAYQLSWYTRSKGFYPMEYSKLGLEHFSPDYTKYFYQLPKKKKEGILANQALLYKGISFSTISEIYDLLYERTVGGTKPNIHLQALTELVSAEECQGYLRLSLYQHEQETSSQIDTDIVIMATGYRPYIPDFLKGIESLLELDENGQLQITENYKVKTKSEGGHHVFIQNGELHTHGVGAPDLGLGAYRSATIINQIAGEKVYKTYEKNIFQQFGM; encoded by the coding sequence ATGGACGGATTGGCAGCAAAACAAATTTTAGATGTGATTGGAATAGGAATCGGACCTTTTAATTTAGGCTTAGCAGCATTAATGGAGAAAACGGAATGCACTGCCATGTTTTTCGATAAAAAAAGCCGGTTTGAATGGCATCCTGGGATGCTGCTGGAAGGGACAAGCCTTCAGGTGCCGTTTATGGCAGACACAGTAACAATGGTTGATCCAACAAGCCGATTCAGTTTTTTAAATTATTTACATGAACAAAATCGTCTATATCAGTTTTATTTTCTCGAGAAATTTCACATTCCCCGAAATGAGTATAACCATTACTGTCAATGGGTTGCAGGACAGATTCCGCAGCTTCGGTTTGCATCTGAGGTGGAGAATATTGAACGTACGGAAGAAGGGTACTATCGTGTGACGGTGAATTCCTCCGCTGAAAGGAGTATCTACGAGACCAGGCATATTGTGCTGGGAATCGGAACAAAACCCCACATACCGGAAAAACTTTGTCAGGAGAACAGTGACCGTATCTTTCACTCATCAGAATATATGATGAAACGGGATAAGGCTACGGAAGCTGACTCTGTTACTGTGATTGGCTCAGGACAAAGTGCGGCAGAAATTTTCTATGACCTTTTAACAAGGCAGCCGGAACATGCATATCAATTATCGTGGTATACAAGATCAAAGGGTTTCTATCCTATGGAATACTCAAAGCTTGGTTTAGAGCATTTTTCACCCGATTATACAAAGTACTTTTATCAGCTTCCGAAAAAAAAGAAAGAAGGCATTTTGGCCAATCAAGCACTGCTATACAAAGGGATTAGCTTTTCAACGATATCTGAAATATATGATTTGCTTTATGAACGAACAGTTGGCGGTACCAAACCGAACATCCACCTTCAGGCATTAACCGAATTGGTTTCGGCAGAGGAATGCCAAGGTTATTTGCGGTTGTCTCTGTATCAGCACGAACAGGAAACCAGCAGTCAAATAGATACTGATATTGTCATTATGGCAACAGGGTACCGTCCATATATACCTGATTTCCTGAAAGGCATTGAATCACTATTGGAACTTGATGAAAATGGCCAGCTGCAGATAACCGAAAACTATAAAGTGAAAACAAAGAGTGAAGGCGGCCATCATGTATTCATCCAAAACGGTGAGTTGCATACACATGGAGTCGGCGCACCGGATTTGGGACTTGGTGCATATAGAAGTGCAACTATTATTAATCAAATCGCCGGTGAAAAAGTTTATAAGACGTATGAAAAGAATATTTTTCAGCAATTTGGAATGTAG